In Ptychodera flava strain L36383 unplaced genomic scaffold, AS_Pfla_20210202 Scaffold_42__1_contigs__length_1331906_pilon, whole genome shotgun sequence, a single genomic region encodes these proteins:
- the LOC139128062 gene encoding uncharacterized protein: protein MATPILSPRLLEEGWRKCYSVKAERPYYFNVKTNTSVWTMPTVSDQDERFADVPGRKSPDLPEPTQEVPMPDQTLSSQSSAAALVPQPSKPGTTSQAEPSFSDMPNDLDRKVARRVAKYVYAKFILDQVNAIINENCEGCREDYPSQRDHECLYYGDTPAGQREVISKYFTDAAKRINMLAVQKSILAMAELCYITLDHNVPLGLLDLDDLLELLYYRWSEDPERCFEALSDSLSMYGMVLCNDMITAVCSTFSSASS from the exons ATGGCAACTCCAATACTGTCACCAAGACTACTGGAAGAGGGATGGCGCAAGTGTTATTCAGTGAAGGCTGAACGGCCGTACTACTTCAACGTTAAGACTAACACCAGTGTCTGGACAATGCCAACAGTCTCTGACCAAGATGAGAGGTTCGCTGATGTTCCAGGAAGGAAGAGCCCTGATTTGCCGGAGCCTACTCAGGAAGTGCCAATGCCTGATCAGACTCTGTCCAGTCAGTCATCAGCAGCTGCTTTGGTCCCTCAACCTTCCAAGCCTGGCACCACCAGTCAAGCAG AGCCTTCCTTCAGCGATATGCCGAATGACTTGGACAGGAAAGTGGCAAGGAGagtggcaaaatatgtctacgCCAAGTTTATCCTGGACCAAGTCAATGCCATCATCAATGAAAACTGTGAGGGGTGCCGAGAAGACTACCCATCTCAGAGGGACCATGAGTGCCTGTACTATGGCGATACCCCTGCAGGTCAACGAGAAGTCATCAGCAAGTACTTTACGGATGCTGCCAAACGAATCAACATGCTGGCTGTGCAGAAATCTATTCTTGCCATGGCTGAACTGTGCTACATCACCCTGGATCATAATGTCCCCCTTGGATTACTTGATCTTGATGATCTCTTGGAGTTGCTGTACTACCGCTGGAGTGAAGACCCTGAAAGATGTTTTGAAGCTCTATCGGACAGTCTGTCTATGTATGGAATGGTCTTGTGCAACGACATGATCACTGCAGTTTGTTCCACATTTAGTTCTGCAAGCagttaa
- the LOC139128051 gene encoding uncharacterized protein F54H12.2-like, whose translation MGRSASPDPHCGIGTHRICDFGFRGDYIDLSSTLLLIKAKITKVDGTNLGEDAAVGPVNLWLHSLFSQVDVHLNGKMISNPSPTYPYRAMLETLLNYGGEAKDTHIASALFFKDYHLKMDEVNPTKEGGEVNKGLKNRYAFTSGSQVVDMVGPIHSDLFFQPKYLMNGVELRLKLNRSKNAFSLVSSAENPGFKAVVTEATLLVRKIKLSPSVQLGHAEALKQGPSKYPIHRCVMKVLSIPGGTMSFNKDHIFLGQLPKRVVLGLVDNDAFNGSYKKNPFNFKHYGMTSLVLNVGGKQVPSKPLKLDFTKAGGQSFIMAYYSLFTGMNKIGRDEGINIKRYEYDNGYTLFAFDLTPDLSADGGHLNLVKEGNLGIELQFRQALPNTVNLLVYGELDNIIEIDRDRNILFDY comes from the coding sequence ATGGGAAGAAGTGCATCCCCTGACCCACATTGTGGAATTGGGACCCATCGAATTTGTGATTTCGGGTTCAGGGGAGACTACATCGATCTGTCCTCAACACTCCTTCTGATCAAGGCCAAGATTACGAAAGTTGATGGTACTAACCTCGGTGAAGATGCAGCAGTGGGTCCCGTCAACTTGTGGCTCCATTCACTGTTCAGCCAGGTGGATGTACACCTCAATGGCAAAATGATATCCAACCCTTCCCCTACTTACCCCTACCGAGCGATGTTGGAGACCTTGTTGAATTATGGTGGGGAGGCCAAAGACACCCATATTGCTTCAGCCCTCTTCTTCAAGGACTATCACTTGAAAATGGATGAAGTGAACCCCACTAAAGAAGGTGGAGAAGTGAACAAGGGACTGAAAAACCGATATGCCTTCACGTCGGGCAGTCAAGTTGTCGATATGGTAGGACCCATCCATTCGGATCTCTTCTTTCAGCCCAAGTATCTGATGAATGGTGTTGAATTACGTCTCAAACTCAATAGAAGCAAGAATGCTTTCTCCCTTGTGAGCTCTGCAGAAAATCCAGGCTTCAAAGCTGTAGTCACCGAAGCCACACTACTGGTCAGGAAAATAAAACTCAGTCCATCGGTACAGCTGGGGCATGCAGAAGCTTTAAAGCAGGGACCGTCTAAGTATCCCATACatcgttgtgtgatgaaggttcTGTCTATTCCTGGAGGCACCATGTCCTTCAACAAAGACCACATCTTTCTGGGACAGCTACCTAAACGCGTGGTCTTGGGTCTGGTGGACAACGATGCCTTCAACGGTTCATACAAGAAAAATCCTTTCAACTTCAAACATTACGGCATGACGTCGCTGGTCCTTAATGTGGGTGGAAAACAAGTTCCAAGCAAACCCCTGAAACTGGACTTCACCAAAGCTGGTGGTCAATCATTCATCATGGCCTACTATTCCCTGTTTACAGGGATGAATAAAATAGGCAGGGATGAAGGAATCAACATCAAACGCTATGAATACGACAATGGATACACACTGTTTGCATTTGATCTCACACCGGACTTGTCTGCCGACGGAGGACATTTGAACCTGGTCAAAGAAGGCAACCTGGGCATCGAACTGCAGTTCAGACAAGCTCTGCCAAATACTGTGAATTTACTCGTGTATGGCGAACTGGATAACATCATTGAAATTGACAGAGACCGCAACATCCTCTTTGATTACTGA